The Ostrea edulis chromosome 1, xbOstEdul1.1, whole genome shotgun sequence genomic sequence TtaattctgcacagtaactgtacCCGACCTGAACACACAGCCAtgcgttaattcaagctttttgatgagagaaactaattgttttttctattttaaaaacataattgaatgataagaaataaaacctacaattctttttttgatgcatgtatcaaacgaaaaattggacaGAAAACTTTTTTCATTAATACACTATGAAGTTTTCcgtcaaaattttcatttgatacacgcatcaaaaaaagaattataagtttcatttcttaattcttgaaaagattttaaaagaatttttcacatttatttgtaatttcGATGTGAAACTTGTGACCTATTTATCACAACCCATCCTGATCGATGGCCTTTCATTATGGTGGAATCTTTTGTTGTAACAAGTGTGGTGGAATCTTTTATCATATCTAACAAAAAGGAATCTACAATTGAAACAATTgtggtagaaattttaattgcaACAATGGTATAGAACCTTTTACTGAAATGATCTGGTGGggaattttttattaaaacgATTGTGAAGGAATTTTCTACTGAAATAAGAGGAATCTATTGGTTCAAAAATGgagaaacattttaaaatatgaaagagGCTAAAATTCCTTTAGAGGAGGAAAACTGTCTTTGATTTTGAACTacaattttaaaacatcaataaatcaaatgaCAAGAAATGCACACAACTTTAATGCAATAATTACGATAGATGCAAATTGTAGGTATTAATAATTTAGCCATTACATAAAAGTTCCTCTTAACATCAGCATACTTAATAGTTGTATTGATAAAACCCCACATGCTATATTAAGCTttcacaggtaaacaataaatgATTTAGCAGGAACACACGATAATTATCTCCTTATGTTCACATCGACTCAGTTGTTATGAGCTTCAGTTGTAGTCTGTTGCAAAAAATTATGATGATGACGACACAAACGCAACCGAGGGCACAGATTCTTGGTGAGCTACGGCAGCCATCACAGTGTGGTGGAGTTTGAACCCTGACCCTCAAGGTCAGTGCTGGGACCACTGGATTGTTTTGATATCAATTCCTTCCTGGGCCATCTCCCATAATGgactgaaaatttttaaatacatgcaagAAGTAGACATAAAAGATATTAGATCGTGGATCATCAGGTTTCATTTTGTCAATAACATTTTCTTGGAGTtgaaaacacatgtacaaaaatttCAGTAAATACATAAGACccaacatttacattcagtttACATGTATCGGACTGATTTCTCAGTTATTGTACCTCATTTCCCGCAGCCTCGAAACGTGCTCTATACATTTTTCTGCTGTGTAGTCGACCTCAGCCTCTGTTGTAAATCGCCCAATACCAAACCTGAAATAGAAACTTTACAATACCATCACGCTAATAAAACAAAAGTTTGACATACCCTTCCTTCCTGTCTTTCCTTCATAAGCaactatttcattttttaaatctacattgCTTGAAATCTATAAACATACCTAATGGATGAATGAGCCAAATCTTCGTCCGCCCCGACCGCTCTCAATACGTAGGATGGCTCCAGGGACGCAGAAGTACAAGCACTGCACAAACAATAAATCCATAGTTACCATTTCTTCTCAACATATGGCGAAATTTTTTACTTATTTATTGATTGGattatagaattttttaaattaaaaattgcaATTGTTTGACCaacatccaaaaaaaaaaaataataaataaaataaaataaataaataaataaaagaattaaaattgACAATCTGAACAACCATTGTACATATAAGAATAGAATATTTTGTTGGACCATTGCATTATGTTTCACACAAATTTacttaataaattaatgattaatgAATGGTTACACTGTCTCTGGGCAACTTTTACCTATTTATCTTGAGTTAATGTCGGgataaaaaaaatgcatttccAAACAAAATTGTCTTATGCACCCAATCTATATTGAAAGTGAAACAACAATTAGATTGATAATTAGCGTCACACTATAATCAATTTTGTCAATATATTACCCATATTTTTAATAGAGGTTGTGgtcatttcaatttttctgtgtatttatttttattactgTTGATTAGGaaaaaaatttggaaatttggatttattcttttttctaaATGTTAAAACTTAAGGGTTGGTGGATCCGTAATGCAACTTATAAAAAACATTTGCCTATATTTTCTTGTTATTCTGAATAGTGCTGAAGAGACTAAACACTAGACCTTTCCAAAGAACGTGTTACCTACGAGGGCATCAGTGGTCATCAGATATTTAGTATGTGCAAGGTAAATTGATGTACAAGCAAAAGTGTACCAATTGACCTTGTACATGCTAAATATCAAATTACTACCTCTTTCAAAGTACTAACACATGACAGAAAGAATAGACGATGGATAAAGCAATCCTCAATGGTCGCTATGCTTCACAGGTAACACAAATACAATTCTGACCTTCCAGAAGACAATGCTATGTCCTTGAGAGCCATCAGCAAACTTTCCCCCTCCACAAATGCAAAGGACAAATTGACACACCCTACAAAATAAGGTTGATGAGTGAGAAATAGGCAAACTTACTAATTCTACTACAGGCTATTGAAAACATCATATTGCATTTtcgttttattgaaaatttggAACAAAAATTATTATGAGATCACATGAAGACCTACCAGGATAGGAATTATCGGTGTCTCCATTCCTGATCACCATGGGTAAAGCTGACTGAATCTTGTTGATCAGACGATTGGAAAGGTACGCAATGCGGGCATGGTCATACTATTTTAACAGAATATTTGTCTTAAATTGTTTTCTCTTCCTTAAAATGTAgtaaacaagtacatgtactacgtAAATATACACAGCaaataattgtacatgtactatgtaaatatacacagcaagtacatgtatctgagATATTCTTCATAAAAATCATCTCTTGTAACTCAGAACCAAACTTCATGCAACTCAAGTTTACACAAACATTATATCATATGTATTCCCATATACTTTTCCCTACCTCCATCTCCTTTGATGCCACCTCACATGCTGCCCCTAGCCCCACAACTAAGGGGGTCGGGACTGTGCCACTTCTCATCCCTCTCTCCTGGCCTCCACCACTCTGAGGGGCATCAATGCGGACCCGGGGTCGTCTCCTAACATATAGAGCGCCAACACCTTGTGGACATAAACACTGGAAACTTCAAACTGCTtataatattcatttgataattcTCTATGATGAAAAACTGGGGCTCTActtgttttattgatattaaaacaatgaattatcaaaataatgTATGAACTCATGattaaatgtaaatgaaatggtcaaggtcaaaacctttggtacccaaagaaaggtcttgtcacaaggaacacacatatgaaatatgaaagccttattACAactcatttaaaagttatggccaaggttaaaaaatttcaaaagtaggtcaaacccaTAGGTCAAGATCATGaagtaaacaagaggtccaagggcctagaatcgctcttctgataaattgtacaaccccaccatttctattcttagcctcttagtattctaaatctttagttaaatcctaagaattcaaaaaagtaggtcaatgtgacctactttttggtttacacattttgagaacccaagaaatatcaactgacaaagtttgatgattttaagccaattagtatctgaatattgaaatatagctgtcaaattccaatcgtaggtcatggtgacctactttttggtcagcgaactccgaacatgcaagacccatcaactgacaaagtttgatgactgtaggtcaaatagtatctgaaatatataaatatagccgtcaaattccaaaagcaggtcaaggtgacctactttttcgtcaacacccttcaaacatgcaagacccaacaactgacaaagtttgatgactgtaggtcaaatagtatctgaattatataaatatagccgtccaattccaaaagtaggtcaaggtgacctactttttggtcaacaccctttgaacatgcaagacgcatcaactgacaaagtttgatgactgtaggtcaaatagtatctgaaatatataaatataggtgtccaattccaaaagtaggtcaagttgacctactttttggtcgaaacacttcgaacatgcaagacccatcaactgacaaagtttgatgactgtaggtcaaatagtatctgaatatataaatatagccgtcaaattccaaaagtaggtcaaggtgacctattttttggtcgacacactccgttgactcaagatgcatcaactgtcaaagtttgatgattgtaggtcaaatagtgtctgaaatatagtaatttagctgtcaaataccaaaatacgtcacggtgacctactttttggtcgacacaaaccgaagacgaagacgcatcaactgacaaagtttgatgatcctaggttttacagtgcccaaaatatgcatctaaaattgaaaatgtgaaatttgaatatctgcaaaatttaaaaagtaggtcactgtgacctacttttttataaatatgtttcaaggcctcaagatgcatcaacttacaagatttgatgattctaaacctctcggtatttgaaataacaacttaaaatatatctataaatgataagccataaaattcagaaagtaggtcacggtgacctatttttcagttgacgcatttcaaggtcccatgatccaccaactgacaagttttgatgatcataggcttcaaagtgtccaaaatatgcatcaaaattaattttaaaataaatatctgaaaaattcaaaaagtaggtcaccgtgacctacttttgagacaacttgacacaaggtcctaagatgcatcaactgtcaaaatttgatgatcctagtccttataatgactaaaatatctaagatttaaggaatttaaaaaaaatttaaatttaggtcaactttgaagtgaccttgagaccacgccctttgccccagggtaacgccttgaacaatttttaatctacaacatatcctcatccttatgtgtaagtttggtgataatctgccctgtggttcttgagaagaagattttttagcaaccactacttttgtttgtattttcctgattatctccccttgttaaagggtcacatccctctatttagtatgtatgaaagcccttgggccaatgataccctgtaccaaatttgaaagaaattggccaaggggttcttgagttatagccctttttctaaaaagtttacgcacaccgcacaccgcacaaatggccatagcattagctctttgagcctttggctcagaagagctaaaaatgttgCTTCATAAAGAAAAAGTCATCATTTGATAAATTGCCCCTTCctgttcttgggaagattttaaGAGATTTCTTAAGATACATGCATATTACTAAGTATAACTTTAAACCCAATTTGTGGTTCAAGGAATTACagtttaaataacattttatcTTCAGCATATGCTGTGCCACTTCTCATCCCTCTCTCCTGGCCTCCACCACTCTGAGGGGCATCATATACAGACACTTTCATGCAAAATTTGGCTTTTCTAGTTCATACGTTCTGcagaagaatttttaaatacataatcTTATTTCCATCTCTCCTTGGAATAACTaaagcccttcatttgaacaaacttgaatccccttcataaAGAGACACtttgtgccaaatttggttgaaattggccttgtGGATTTGGAGAAGTAAAAAATGCATGAAAAGTTGACACCATCAAAGATGGACAACGGAAAAACATAAGACTAGAAAAATCCACTCGAGACTTAAGCTGAAGTGTGCTAAATATAAAGTAATGGTGTTGTTACATCCTACAAACATTGTACTACTTGATTAAAGGAACACACTAAGATTTAAGTTTAAAATTAGAGCATTTCAAGTACTATAAATCATTAAAGAATATTAACCTTTTGGTCCATACAATTTGTGACCGCTGATGGACATCATGTCGATTTTCATGCTGTTGACATCCAACGGTATCTTACCCACAGCTTGAGCGGCATCAGTGTGGAAGAAGATCTTTCTGGATCGGCACAATTCCCCTGAAAATTCATTGCAAAGTAtctagtttgtttttatttagaaGAAAACTGACAGGGATTTTAAAGTTTCTCTACATTTCTATGTAGACCTCTAATACTACTAGCAGTATGTCTCCATTATGACCCAAGGTACCATGCTTTGGAAAGACCTGATTTTACGTTGCATATTAACAAACCTTGTTATTCTTGACATGGAGATATTTATAATAGcaattaaccccccccccccttcttctCGTGATCAGTAATCGATAGACTGCATATTAACAAACCTTAATATTCTTGACATGGAGATATCTATTATAGAAATTAACCAACCAACCCCTTCTTCTCGTGATCAGTAATCAATAGACTAAGTGATGAATCTGAATTTACACTACATAAAGAAgctttcaaatatttaaatacacatatttttcgtcaatttttactttactatcaatttcacaaacaaaatttttaaaaattattctattgccattttcagtttttcttaatagatccccccccccccccccccctggaaatTGTGCATCCCCTTTACTTTCACAACACCATAACTACTTTATTATCAGATGCCTTTGTGCACAGTCTGGTTAATATTGGTTTAAAATTAGTGTTTTGGAGGACAAAATAAAAAGGTATTTTTCATAATGATTGTCATGTCCACAGATACCACAGATGAGAATAAGACTTAAATTGGCAAGTAGTCAAAAAGAATTATTATGCCTCTACTGATCTTTCACTACATActgtaaaatgaaaatcaacATATTCTGCTGATTCCCTGTAAACCATTATAAAATGACCGATTCCCTGCAAAAAGGTGTCAATTTAATTAACTGATACACACCTATACAGAATACCTTAATGTAACTTCATTTTTTCTTATGAAAACTTCTGATAAGTTCTGAATGgaatcatgaatattcattttaaaaatgaaattgcatCACAAGTTAATTGGTACCCATATAAGAACCAGTTCATagtagaaaacaacaacaattatGGTGAATAGATCTCACAGATCCAAGTTTTAAACATTGTATTAAGATTTATTCTGGTGTTAATGTTTGTATTGGTAAAATAAAATGGTTATATCATATTAATGGGGAAAAGGCTTTCTTTCGAGGAACTGGAATATTGCCAACTCCCTCAATGATATACATACCTATCTCTGCAATGGGCTGCTCAACTCCGATCTCATTGTTTACTGCCATCACAGATACAAGAACTGTATCATCTGTCATAGATTCCTCCAGGacctaacaaaaaataaacagaCATTCCAATTCTCTAACAATTCTGTCAAAGTTCCTGCACGTCAGTTTAAAGCAGAGCTCTCCTTTCTACATGATTCATTAACACTAGTTTTCAGACATTGTCACAATTTTATATGTAACTTCTTGGACCCTGACCTTCAGATCTACCAGACCATTTGTCTGGACTGGTAGATAAGTCACTCTAAATCCCTCTGCTTCCAAAGCTCTGCCAGAGTCCAGAACACACTTATGCTCCTgtttaagtaaaaaaaaaaagaccatcATATTCAATTTAATTTGCAATAGGTAagttattttatatacacacacagatTAGAGACTTGCTGTTTGTGTGGTGATAACATGTTTCTTCTTGGCCTTGTAAAATCGAGCACAGCCCTTGACTGCTATATTGTTGGACTCTGTGGCGCCACTTGtaaaaattatctcccttggaTCAGCACCAATTATCTCGGCTACTTGCTACAAATTTAATAACATTCAGTAATGTATAATATCAAGAACTACTTATCTAATAACAAGTATCAATATCCAACAATTTATGATGAAACCACAGCATCTTGATTGCAAAACTGCATGATTCTTACAAGGACTATAGTCCATTCCTTAACATTTGTACAGACATCGCGGTGTCCTTACCTTTCTGGCATGCTCCACTGCAGCCTCACTCTCCCAGCCATAGGCATGTGTCCTGGAGTGGGGGTTTCCATACTGCATCACAAAATAAGGCAGCATGGCATCCAGAACTCGTGGATCCTACAGAAAACAGTCATTGATCTTCTAATCTACatcaataacaagaggcccataggccttattggtcacccgagcattagttaaaagtatcactagccccaagggctatgaaatctagaaaaaaaattcctgttctgtatatttaagctaaattctaatattccaCAACAGAATAAAACAAGATGCATTCGTAAAATTTAGATACCCCTGAAAGTGCCTATATATACTGATGAAAaagtttacataatatatgtaacattaacacatgactaatttggacccgtcCTATCGTCAAAACAATgaggttgcgaaattcacaattttggtacacccTTATCTGCTTTTCCCACTTACACATTTAGTTTTTAAACTGAATtgatcagcaaacttaaagaagtctttaaaatgataaagacaataatcactggaataattttggctccactCTGGAACTAAAACCcctgggataatgaaatttacaattttggtaaaaggaCTACCACCTCCTTCTAattatctatttagtttcaatttagtgttaacagcattaaagaagatgttatttaaatgttttacatataaacactatataatatACAAAGTTTGGCACCGCCCTAGAGTCTGAACCAATTAGTGCATTGATCTGTATCAGCAATGTACTTACCATCTGTGTTGTTGCCTGCGCATCAAGATACAGGggcttcatgttcttatccggCATGTCCTTTCTTTCCTCCTCCAAGTGAGTTGCCTTTGGCTTTACTGTTAAAGTACAAACACTACAATGTATACtttcatttgaataattcaCTCCTAGTATTGATATCTTGACCACATCAAACTTCCAGAAACTTAATATGTAAAATGACCTATCAATACcaatgtaaattcatatctaaTGTACCAATCCATGGATGGGGAAGACAATATTGATCAATTATACAGtgtttattgtcattttttgtaatatatttcattgaaaactacATATTTTTTCAATACATTACTAACTGAATTTTagacaattttcaaatgaaaatttcacataaaatttggaattggtttttctttttatttcacctacataaatatgtgtaatgatgtttcaaaattatacagAACTTTATATTAAACTGTTTTCAattatataattacatataatttaattttacttatgACATGCAATTTGATTGACTGAgcacaatgaaaaaaaattagtttatattgtatttacatgtaacctAATTTGGTATGTTGCTACACCTCCAAACATGGCTACTTCTATGAGTCCTTTTGTAATCCACAACATTGAATAAATACAGTCATGAAGATTCAGAAAACAGCTAAGTCCTACTTGTATGAACCAAATAATTAATCTCTACACAATCAAATCATTTTTACTTGATCTTTTCAATagcatatttgtttacattgaacaCATGTTGAACTGTCAAAAGTCGTACGATTATATTTCAAGGATGCGTTTATGAGGCTTTGAACTTGTGAAATTAACAACTGATGCCTTACTTTCAATATACTGGAAAATTATGTAAAGGTCAATGTTTAGTAATCATAGATTTCAAAACCCAGTTAAAAACTCCTGTTTAAAATGAGAGTTGTTAacttaaaaaatcaaaatacatacatgtttgTATTTACATTGTTATTGGGCCCGGACCCCTGCAAACCAAATAGTATCCATCATAACAATCAGCGCTGTACATTACGgccaccccaccccctccaaTACTAAGCCTCAAGGGCTACCTAATGTGATAGTGAGTGAATCATCCAGCCCATCAtcaatacaccccccccccctaaaagaTTCCGCATTTCAACTTACTCCAAAATGAACATAGATTACCCGGAAACTCTAGATAAACCTGTTAGGAAACACCAAAGCAAAAATCTACAACTAAACCAATTCCAGGTGGATCTTCTGATGTCCTAAAAATATTCGAAGAAAAAACACCTAACTAGCCACAATTCCTACCTCAATACATAAACAAGAGGAACAAACAGAATCTCAGATGGCAAGAAGaaaacacaatttaaaaaaaacaacagcaaATTCAACCCCTGAAAAATGTACGGAAAACTTCTTAAATTTCACTACAAGATACAATATCCATCACTTTATAGCAGAATGAAACTATTCACATAGTGGAGATACATGGTACTTCCTTCTCTTGGACGAGTTTTAGCGGGGGGCCTACATGCTTTCCCATCTCATCTGAACGAATGTACTATCGTACAATATCATTCAACAGAAGAAATCAATTTTCTTGACATTACAATGTGTCACAACTAAACACGTCCGACACAgttaaaaaaacaacccacaatCTGCTTCCAACAACAAAACAGAACTGTATCATTTCACAGACTATTCTTTTAATGCATTAtataatatgaaatttcttgattgtattcaatttgatgcactatatcttttatataaaaacctgagaaacaatttaaacaaataACATCATGTGTATTTGTGTTGTTAAGCAATATTGTTTGTAGCAACGTCAgctgcatttttttttacttcactAAATTCATTTCATGTATAATTGTTCTGATGACGACTGCCCCAAGGTCGAAACTGGTCAAccaaataaattaaacattgcATTCTCACGATGTGTTGGTGATctgttttatttcttaaacttCAAAAATCGTTCTaggaaattaaattttttgGGTCAAAAATCTATTTGTACCATTTTCTATAATGCAAATGACCAGGTTGATGTGTTCAATCATTTCCTAATTATATAAttcatgtttacataacataaaTCAAATCACATCCAACTGTGTATTGACTATTTACATCAATCAACAAGTAAACAAATCATGACATGTGCAAGATGACAGGAGGATATAATTTATATTAACGGAGTGTATGTCTAGGATGTGACGCAATATGAACAgtctatatatacacacacacggCATGGTAATGATCAGGGTTATGAAATTGGATTGAATGAGTGACATTACAAACCTGCTGCAGCTGTAGCAGCAGACGCTTTTTCCCTGCCCAGATGAATTCTCCGAACAGCTGTGCTTGTCTGTAAACCTCGTGGAACTAGGATAAAGCATCTTCGAAAGAcaacagggaaaatctttgacgTATGCGCCATTTCTGGAGATTTGTTTTGCAAACTACCGGAAGTAATGATATTCAGGATAATACATGACAACTCGTTCTTGAAAAATGTTTGTATTACGAATCATTTGGAGAAAAGGTTGATGAGTTGCATTTACTTGTTTCTACTTTCATTCACCAAAAAGCTCCTTTTTGTGTATTATTTCATGGATTCTAAAATGCTACACAACTAAACAACGGGTAACTCTTGAAGGGAACTATGATAAGAGCGTGTGCCTTTCTGAGGCGAAACGTTTCTCTTTCCCCATTGCAAACGATAACCTTGGATAAAACTCGGCATCATGTTTCGCAGTGGCTCCGGCGTCATGCCAGCTCGAAAAACTTCAAACGAAACAGAAGCCGAGTACTGGTATCGTTCAAGTCGATGACAAAAATTCCAGACTTGGATTCGTCTGCAAAATTATCCCCACAGCAAGTGACATCCATTTTAGAGCTTGAACAGAGAAGATTTGACATTCAGGATGGTGCAGTTAAAAGTGTAGACATTAACAGGTTAGCTGCAAACGATCCGATCGAGGACAGGGATGGATACGCTAAACTGGCTCCATCAAAGTTTTTGTTTGGTGTTTATGATGGACATGGTGGCTGTTGGTGCTCGAGTGCGGTCAGCGAACGTCTTTTCCACTACATCGCCATCTCCTTAGCCTCATATGACATTCTTGAGGATGTGATGTCTGGAAATTGGGGAATAAACAATCTAGTAAACTGGTTCCAAAAAGAGACTTACTCTGAAATTTCCCATCGTTTGTATCAACGTGCAATTCTGAGATATGCTCAAGAGTCTTTAGCAGCACATGAGCCTAGTAGTGTTGAGCAGCATCTTAAGGATGCGTTTCTGAGGCTGGACCATGACATCATACAGGAGGCCATTCCCTCTGGACAAAATAAAGAGTTCAATACGGACTCCCTTCTCTCGGCCATGGCGGGCTCTTGTGCAACTCTATCTTACATAGATGATACGGCTCTTTACGTGGCAAATCTAGGCGACTGTCGCGCAGTACTTGGAGTTAATATACAGGACTCGGAGTATATTGCTGTGCCACTTTCAAATACACATGATGCTCAGAATGCATCTGAAATTCGTCGAATTTTAGATAAACACAAAAACGAATCGAGTAACATCATAAAGAATAATCGTCTTTTTGGAGAACTAGCCC encodes the following:
- the LOC125663938 gene encoding cysteine desulfurase-like; this translates as MAHTSKIFPVVFRRCFILVPRGLQTSTAVRRIHLGREKASAATAAAVKPKATHLEEERKDMPDKNMKPLYLDAQATTQMDPRVLDAMLPYFVMQYGNPHSRTHAYGWESEAAVEHARKQVAEIIGADPREIIFTSGATESNNIAVKGCARFYKAKKKHVITTQTEHKCVLDSGRALEAEGFRVTYLPVQTNGLVDLKVLEESMTDDTVLVSVMAVNNEIGVEQPIAEIGELCRSRKIFFHTDAAQAVGKIPLDVNSMKIDMMSISGHKLYGPKGVGALYVRRRPRVRIDAPQSGGGQERGMRSGTVPTPLVVGLGAACEVASKEMEYDHARIAYLSNRLINKIQSALPMVIRNGDTDNSYPGCVNLSFAFVEGESLLMALKDIALSSGSACTSASLEPSYVLRAVGADEDLAHSSIRFGIGRFTTEAEVDYTAEKCIEHVSRLREMSPLWEMAQEGIDIKTIQWSQH
- the LOC125663936 gene encoding pyruvate dehydrogenase [acetyl-transferring]-phosphatase 1, mitochondrial-like; protein product: MIRACAFLRRNVSLSPLQTITLDKTRHHVSQWLRRHASSKNFKRNRSRVLVSFKSMTKIPDLDSSAKLSPQQVTSILELEQRRFDIQDGAVKSVDINRLAANDPIEDRDGYAKLAPSKFLFGVYDGHGGCWCSSAVSERLFHYIAISLASYDILEDVMSGNWGINNLVNWFQKETYSEISHRLYQRAILRYAQESLAAHEPSSVEQHLKDAFLRLDHDIIQEAIPSGQNKEFNTDSLLSAMAGSCATLSYIDDTALYVANLGDCRAVLGVNIQDSEYIAVPLSNTHDAQNASEIRRILDKHKNESSNIIKNNRLFGELAPLRAFGDIRYKVSLTESKDLERYFNSPTAEIRGYYDNKVVPPNYKTPPYLISEPEVIRHNLTPKDKFLVIASDGLFDMLSPDKVVKLVAGHINGKQILIDPQIDTSMNLREMNQYLVERKTKLANRSIDDNAATHLIRNALGPEHRQISYYLSLPDQVCRTQRDDMTVAVIFFDGDYIRNKSSVRA